Proteins co-encoded in one Stomoxys calcitrans chromosome 5, idStoCalc2.1, whole genome shotgun sequence genomic window:
- the LOC106093880 gene encoding uncharacterized protein LOC106093880: MHLHHQILCVIIFVSLTQTYSLPNELNTIDESAIAKPENGHNAKTVKKDLEKEIKPPETTLKTNSDSKVENEKIKPIVTPEQHDEKPKEEIATQPKDKNETDQKSPHVSANDNKSSPKPLPSDSHIYHQEEVIMQSNEEISDSLKTGFYFFVALSLSAILFIVFKVYRLRLSRAERKYGVQGDRTTQELTPLPIGIEDGHSDDEDQTVFEVNRQNIRIL; this comes from the exons ATGCATCTACATCATCAAATTTTATGCGTCATTATATTTGTATCGCTAACTCAAACATATTCCCTACCAAATGAGCTGAACACAATTGATGAAAGCGCTATTGCCAAGCCGGAAAATGGACACAATGCCAAAACAGTAAAGAAAGACTTGGAGAAAGAAATTAAACCTCCCGAAActacattaaaaacaaatagcGATAGTAAAGTTGAAAATGAAAAGATAAAGCCCATTGTCACTCCTGAACAGCATGATGAAAAGCCGAAGGAGGAGATTGCTACACAGCCAAAGGACAAAAATGAGACTGACCAGAAGAGCCCACATGTGTCAGCCAATGACAACAAATCATCGCCAAAACCTTTACCATCCGATTCGCATATTTACCACCAAGAGGAGGTGATAATGCAAAGTAATGAGGAAATATCCGATTCTTTGAAGActggattttattttttcgtgGCCTTAAGCTTAAGTGCTATACTATTTATTGTCTTCAAAGTTTACAG ACTTCGTTTGTCTCGTGCTGAGCGTAAATATGGAGTTCAAGGAGATCGTACTACCCAAGAACTAACTCCTCTTCCGATAGGCATCGAGGATGGGCACAGTGATGATGAAGATCAAACAGTTTTTGAAGTTAATCGCCAAAATATACGAATattatga